The genomic window ATTCGTGGAATGTCCTGGGAGGCAATACCGTCGCCATTGTCGGACACCTGCACCTGCACCCGTTGCGCGTCTTCGATGACGCGAATGGTGATCTCACCCCCCTGGGGCGTGTGCCGCAACGCGTTGTGAATCAGGTTTTCCAGCAGTCTATGGATCATCGCGATGTCGGCGCGAACCTGCAGACTCTCCCGGGGCGCTTCCGTGGTCAGGGTAATACCGCGCTCCCGCGCAGAGACCTCGTGATCAAGGACAATGTCTTGGATGAGCTCCATCACGGGGAAGTTTTCCCAGTGGGGTTCAACAGATCCCGACTCCAGCGTCGATAGCTCAAATAGTTCGCTAATCAATTCGTTCAGTCGTAGGGCATGTTTGTGGGCAGTTCTGATGTAATCGGTCTGCGCATTCGCATCCAGATCTTTCACCATCAGAGTTTCCAGAAAACCCTGGATAGAGCTCACGGGCGTGCGCAGGTCATGGGATACGTTGGCAATGAGCTCCCGGCGATTGCGATCGATCTCGGTTTGCGCATCAAACTGTTGTTCGATGCGCTCACTCATGTCGGAAATCGCTGTGCCGAGAAGGTCTACCTCATCCCGGGGTGGTTGCCGGGTGTCGAGGCTGATCACACCGGTATACCGGTCCTCTCGGTATCTCCGCACCGCCGTTACCAGAAGCTGGAGGCGGCGGGTCAGGAGGAAGAACAGGAGTAATCCGCCGATCATCGCAAAGCACAGCGCCGCGAGTATCGTGGCAACTCCAGTCTGAAGGTTGTAACTGTCCGCCAGCGTTTGCTGTACGCCGTCGTAGTCCTTGCCGTTTAGCACGGTGTAAAGGTAGGCGGACGCTTCGCCCTCATCGTCCAGGATGGGAGACACGGAGAAAATCTTGCGCTGGGTATCACTGCGCGGGTCATCGGCGAAGATCGGGAGTTGACTGCTATCGCGCATAAAGCGCTGCAAGGGCGTCATGTCTACGCGGTTTCGCAGTACGGTACCCTCCGGTAAGGCGTGGGAGAGAATGTTCCCGTCGGTGTCCAGCAGATAAACCTCGACGATGGGATTGATGAACATTACGTGATGGGCGAGTTCCTTCAATGCGGCCTGGTTGACGCCATCAGGACCCAGTAAGGGCATGTCCTCGGCAGCATGCAGGGCGATATCGCGGTTTATGCGTTGGGTGGTTTCCAGCGCATAGAGCTCACTGGTTCTTGTAGTGATGCCAATAAGTACACCACCCACCACGATAAACAGAAGGCCCGTAGCGAGCGCTAGACGCAGGTACAGACGCCGGAAAGCGCTCATGGCTCCACCTGAAAACGATATCCCACACCCCAGACGGTATTTACGTACTGTGGGTTTCCCGGGTCTGTTTCGATCTTTCCGCGAAGGCGATTTATGTGGGTGTTTACCGTGTGCTCGTAACCGTCGTGCCCGTATCCCCAAACTTCATCCAAGAGCTCCGAGCGACGAAAGACGCGTCCGGGCTGTCGGGCAAAGTGCAAGAGAAGGTCGAATTCTCGGGAAGTGAGTTCTATGCGATCGCCGTGCATGGTGACCCGGTGGGTTCGGTCGCAGATGCAAAAGGGGCCTAACTTCAAAGGCTCAGCAGCACCGTTCTGCTCCAACTCCGCATTCTCTTGATGCCGGTTCATGCGCGTGCGGCGAAGGAGCGCCTTAGCCCTCGCGGTGAGTTCAAGTGGACTAAAGGGCTTGCTCAGATAGTCATCCGCACCTAGCTCCAGGCCCAGAACGCGATCAAGCTCGCTGGATTTTGCGGTCAACATGAGAATCGGGGTGATGTTTCCGCGCTCGCGTAACTGGCGACAGATATCCAGACCACCCATACCCGGAAGTCGTAAGTCCAGGACAATGAGATCCCAGGCGTTGCTGAGTGCTAACTGCAAGGCTTTGTCGCCTTGATCGCAGTGGAGTAAGTCGGCATTCAGGTCTTCCAGATGCATGACAATGAGGCGGGCGATGTCTTCGTCATCCTCAACAACGAGAATGCGAGGAACGGGGGTGGGGCTGACACCGTCGGGACTCGGGTGGGCGGTGGATACTGGTGCGTTGGTCATAGACAGCTCGGAATCAAGGCGGAACAGTTCCTTTAGAGAAGGGTTGTCCGTACGAGTTCCCGAGCTGCCTCCCACGCTATTGCGTCCGGGTGATGCGCAGACGAGCGACGGGGTTGTCGAAACGATGCGTCTGGTTGAGCACTGACCCCATCAATCCGTCATCGGCGGTGACAACACCTCCGTGCATCGTGACCTGATCTGCTATGTCATCGCGCTCTGCATTGAGTCCCTCTCCGCCGTCCGCAGGTCCGGGAATCGTACCCGGCGCCTCACTGTTAGCCTCCGTACCACTATCGTAGGCAACGGTGTTGAAAGTCAGAGCATCACCAACCTCAAGCAGCGACACATCGATACTGTTTAGGCCGGTGATCGCATCGTTGGTGTTGACGAGCATTGTGGCGACGGACAAGCGCAAGCCTGCGGTGTCGTCGCCCTCAATCTCCAGGGACACCATGTCGCTGGATCCGGGGCCCACGGGATCTCCACCGCTGGCGGTAACTGCATCACTGAACTCGTTCAGAAGCTCGCTGTTGTCACCCCCTTCCGCGAGCAC from Congregibacter litoralis KT71 includes these protein-coding regions:
- a CDS encoding sensor histidine kinase, giving the protein MSAFRRLYLRLALATGLLFIVVGGVLIGITTRTSELYALETTQRINRDIALHAAEDMPLLGPDGVNQAALKELAHHVMFINPIVEVYLLDTDGNILSHALPEGTVLRNRVDMTPLQRFMRDSSQLPIFADDPRSDTQRKIFSVSPILDDEGEASAYLYTVLNGKDYDGVQQTLADSYNLQTGVATILAALCFAMIGGLLLFFLLTRRLQLLVTAVRRYREDRYTGVISLDTRQPPRDEVDLLGTAISDMSERIEQQFDAQTEIDRNRRELIANVSHDLRTPVSSIQGFLETLMVKDLDANAQTDYIRTAHKHALRLNELISELFELSTLESGSVEPHWENFPVMELIQDIVLDHEVSARERGITLTTEAPRESLQVRADIAMIHRLLENLIHNALRHTPQGGEITIRVIEDAQRVQVQVSDNGDGIASQDIPRIFERFYQRDTDSTTDSSIGGTGLGLAIVKRIVELHRSQIAVRSESTRGTEFSFWLPQPA
- a CDS encoding response regulator transcription factor → MTNAPVSTAHPSPDGVSPTPVPRILVVEDDEDIARLIVMHLEDLNADLLHCDQGDKALQLALSNAWDLIVLDLRLPGMGGLDICRQLRERGNITPILMLTAKSSELDRVLGLELGADDYLSKPFSPLELTARAKALLRRTRMNRHQENAELEQNGAAEPLKLGPFCICDRTHRVTMHGDRIELTSREFDLLLHFARQPGRVFRRSELLDEVWGYGHDGYEHTVNTHINRLRGKIETDPGNPQYVNTVWGVGYRFQVEP
- a CDS encoding spondin domain-containing protein produces the protein MRYLYIPLIASALVACSDSGGIATPAPPEPAPLPVTNAVFEVSVVNLTVGQPLSPLAVVAHDGSERIFTIGQAASAGLEVLAEGGDNSELLNEFSDAVTASGGDPVGPGSSDMVSLEIEGDDTAGLRLSVATMLVNTNDAITGLNSIDVSLLEVGDALTFNTVAYDSGTEANSEAPGTIPGPADGGEGLNAERDDIADQVTMHGGVVTADDGLMGSVLNQTHRFDNPVARLRITRTQ